A single window of Chloracidobacterium sp. DNA harbors:
- a CDS encoding glycosyltransferase: MNEIPRVAFFPDSYLEVNGAAMTCRRLVEYARRNEHPYLCIHAGPDPGIKVDGSVTHLELKRSPLSFKLDEELAYDPLFQRHTRKVLQQLREFKPDILHITGLNDVSIVGSYLAWKLNIPMLGSWHTNIHEFAASRITRLLRFLPNGFVNPLASFAERKIFQGSVFYYKMPKVILSPNQELVNELGRRTKRESRLMGRGVDTDIFSPAKRTVSDGVIRFGFVGRLRAEKNVRSLIEIEKALIESGRTNIKMLIVGEGNEREYLQQHLKNAEFTGFISGDDLAEAYANMDVFLFPSETDAFGNVTQESHASGVPAIVSDKGGPKFIVREGETGFVAKSLDDYVTYASMLYDSPDKLLEMKKMSRDSAMSSSWDSIFEGVYDGYREAIRLTDASKNPEANA, encoded by the coding sequence GTGAATGAAATTCCGCGTGTCGCCTTCTTCCCCGATTCCTATTTGGAAGTGAACGGAGCGGCTATGACCTGCCGAAGGCTGGTTGAGTACGCCCGCCGAAATGAGCATCCATACCTCTGCATCCACGCCGGCCCCGATCCCGGCATTAAGGTGGACGGCAGCGTTACGCATTTAGAGCTAAAGCGGTCGCCGCTGTCATTTAAGCTTGACGAAGAGCTTGCATACGACCCACTATTCCAGCGGCATACTCGAAAAGTCCTGCAACAGCTTCGTGAATTTAAGCCCGACATCCTCCATATTACAGGCCTGAACGATGTAAGTATCGTTGGATCGTACCTTGCTTGGAAGCTTAATATCCCGATGCTGGGCTCGTGGCATACCAATATTCACGAGTTTGCGGCCAGCCGCATTACACGTCTGTTACGTTTTTTGCCTAACGGATTCGTAAATCCCCTCGCAAGTTTTGCTGAGCGCAAAATATTTCAGGGTTCGGTATTCTACTACAAGATGCCGAAGGTGATCCTTTCGCCAAATCAGGAATTGGTCAACGAACTTGGCCGGCGAACAAAACGTGAGTCGCGCCTGATGGGCCGCGGTGTAGATACCGATATATTTAGTCCGGCCAAACGTACCGTCAGCGACGGCGTGATCCGCTTCGGTTTTGTCGGACGGCTTCGTGCCGAAAAAAACGTCAGGTCGCTCATCGAGATCGAAAAAGCACTGATCGAGTCTGGGCGAACAAATATTAAAATGCTGATCGTCGGCGAGGGCAACGAGAGAGAATATCTCCAGCAGCACCTTAAGAACGCGGAGTTTACCGGTTTTATTTCAGGTGACGATCTAGCCGAGGCTTACGCGAATATGGACGTATTCCTATTTCCTTCAGAAACGGATGCGTTTGGAAATGTGACGCAGGAATCACACGCGTCGGGTGTGCCGGCGATCGTGTCTGACAAGGGTGGACCTAAATTCATTGTACGCGAGGGCGAGACCGGTTTTGTCGCAAAGTCGTTGGACGATTACGTTACATACGCTTCGATGCTCTATGATAGTCCGGACAAGCTTTTGGAAATGAAAAAAATGTCTCGAGACAGTGCAATGTCAAGCTCGTGGGACTCGATCTTTGAGGGCGTGTACGATGGTTACCGAGAGGCAATCCGATTAACCGACGCGTCGAAGAATCCGGAGGCAAATGCCTGA